A genomic region of Elaeis guineensis isolate ETL-2024a chromosome 9, EG11, whole genome shotgun sequence contains the following coding sequences:
- the LOC105052043 gene encoding LOW QUALITY PROTEIN: uncharacterized protein (The sequence of the model RefSeq protein was modified relative to this genomic sequence to represent the inferred CDS: inserted 2 bases in 2 codons) — translation MKTLIPRVLFIHFPPPSPLPLRSYRFSLIFLHSVAGEENHQRLTESLPXSPPSPSSSSHPFSSSSSSSRRHHEGESRNVKVSVWWDFENCNIPVGVNVFRVASRITSALRSTGIKGPVTITAFGDVVQLSRATQEALTSTGVCLNHVPRSGKNSSDRSFMADLVYWVSQNPPPVHFFLISGDRDFANILHRLRMSNYNIVLASTDTAPGVLCSAATIMWPWSALVRGENISVKHFNHPPDGLYGSWYGHYKGVLDDPFSGMEQAANSQPDEYMESISEAKARPIPKAVVNGIRQVLCWYPEGINLSDLRAELKRNNITIDKDFFGYKKFSHLLCSMPNVVRFKPPPPGENQPLAIGIHRSVTESVEPCPKLAKDIEISGGKGCAISQNGKTSEVAPPTTISEPSPSQKETDANGSIGTSTVPRGHEGVVEGRFERLWKTSIGSEPPKAEPSPSSEGTDVDTFVGAFTSQRQNEALVEEGLFRRIWKTLSGSRGGHSKDKNGTIRRPDSATCEDSNEDGASVCSCKHSEKAKSEEKKAARPRDDPSGLVGCGLSSSDASKSLPMDKTVEPLEEHIGAADMRMGFFSRMASWWRSWKYGAKGQEDSVASIREVLDNEERNVQGESVKTLTDASCLPEAHDLFSKAYFWDALKSFLLAPKGSDIILKSRTRGQLVRNLQKEGPWVLKDLKDNHLLQLVDLLISDKKWVEESASQTFPFKVTFPDERRCVPSHAHGSNGLSSIFSGRTSQSSLQSLPEQEKQEQISRPLGSSYNESVDSKQPQNFSELKAWFQKTFNATEGVEPEDFKKLFESTFDRKLFCSSYGYSTXRSLIAACSADNVSNQEKKKRPPSREEVLSDCHRLLKELLEEYPDGFNMSIVRPTFIQRYGYVLDYQMLGYPKFVSLLQIMPGVRIESPYIFPADKLSDSSLEKRAISGTPFDSLEGDKGKVISKENEGKYGEEHIWEELGPVSDTVIHEGSNLMEEMDKQVSFDEASLSDEEFTDTEDDTPRHFDESEGKSRKSDEESSLLQILDSWYSSKEAGEKEQAQAVDGLVDCSRSNADNHVDLKPTDSQLKVRPAKRYSFVSESRDDEKEKLVKSILGSLRKAGDSRLQS, via the exons atgaaaaccctaattcctCGGGTCCTCTTCATCCATTTCCCCCCTCCTTCTCCACTCCCTCTCCGTTCCTACCGCTTCTCTCTCATCTTCCTCCATTCCGTTGCCGGCGAGGAGAACCACCAGCGGCTAACCGAATCCTTGC CatctcctccttccccttcttcttcttctcatccgttcagttcttcttcgtcttcctccaggCGGCATCACGAGGGGGAGAGCAGGAACGTGAAGGTCTCCGTATGGTGGGACTTCGAGAACTGCAACATCCCGGTGGGCGTGAACGTATTTCGTGTGGCGAGTCGGATAACGTCGGCCCTCCGGTCGACCGGCATAAAAGGGCCGGTCACCATCACCGCCTTCGGGGATGTGGTTCAGCTCTCTCGAGCCACTCAGGAGGCGCTCACCTCCACTGGCGTTTGCCTTAACCATGTGCCCCGTA GTGGGAAAAACAGCTCCGACAGGTCTTTCATGGCTGATCTTGTCTATTGGGTGTCACAAAACCCTCCGCCTGTCCACTTCTTCCTAATATCGGGGGACAGGGATTTTGCAAACATTCTGCACCGCTTAAGGATGAGCAACTATAACATAGTCCTTGCTAGCACTGACACTGCTCCAGGTGTCCTCTGCAGTGCTGCAACCATCATGTGGCCATGGTCTGCTTTGGTTAGGGGAGAGAATATCTCTGTAAAGCATTTTAACCATCCACCTGATGGTTTATATGGGTCTTGGTATGGGCACTACAAAGGGGTTCTTGATGACCCCTTCTCAGGTATGGAGCAAGCAGCCAATTCACAACCTGATGAATATATGGAATCAATTTCTGAGGCCAAGGCTCGCCCAATTCCCAAGGCAGTAGTGAATGGGATCCGTCAGGTATTATGCTGGTACCCTGAAGGGATAAATCTTTCCGACCTTCGCGCCGAGCTCAAAAGAAACAACATAACCATTGATAAGGACTTTTTTGGGTATAAGAAGTTCTCGCACCTTCTTTGTTCTATGCCAAATGTTGTGAGGTTCAAACCTCCTCCACCAGGGGAAAATCAACCGCTGGCGATTGGTATCCACAGAAGTGTAACTGAATCGGTTGAACCCTGTCCTAAGCTTGCCAAAGATATTGAAATTAGTGGTGGGAAGGGTTGTGCCATCAGTCAGAATGGAAAAACATCAGAAGTGGCTCCTCCAACTACTATATCAGAGCCTTCTCCCAGTCAGAAAGAGACTGATGCCAATGGTAGCATAGGTACTTCAACTGTCCCACGGGGACATGAGGGTGTAGTTGAAGGGAGATTTGAAAGGCTTTGGAAAACCTCTATTGGGTCCGAGCCTCCCAAGGCAGAACCATCTCCTTCTTCTGAAGGGACAGACGTGGACACCTTTGTTGGTGCTTTCACATCCCAGCGACAAAATGAAGCTCTAGTTGAAGAGGGACTTTTTAGAAGGATTTGGAAGACCTTGAGTGGCTCTAGAGGTGGCCATTCAAAGGACAAAAATGGTACCATCCGCAGGCCAGATTCTGCTACTTGTGAGGATTCTAATGAAGATGGAGCAAGTGTGTGCAGTTGCAAACACTCTGAGAAAGCAAAATCTGAAGAGAAGAAAGCTGCAAGGCCAAGGGACGATCCTTCTGGTCTGGTGGGTTGTGGATTGAGTTCTTCAGATGCAAGTAAGTCGCTTCCAATGGACAAAACTGTTGAACCATTGGAAGAGCATATTGGTGCAGCGGACATGAGAATGGGTTTCTTTAGTCGGATGGCAAGCTGGTGGAGATCATGGAAATATGGTGCCAAAGGTCAAGAGGATAGTGTTGCATCTATTAGAGAGGTCCTTGATAATGAAGAGAGGAATGTACAAGGTGAATCTGTTAAAACATTGACCGATGCTAGTTGTCTGCCTGAAGCTCATGATTTATTTTCAAAAGCTTACTTTTGGGATGCTCTGAAATCATTTTTGCTTGCTCCCAAAGGGTCTGATATTATCTTAAAATCGAGAACAAG GGGACAATTGGTGCGGAACCTCCAAAAGGAAGGCCCTTGGGTTCTCAAGGATCTTAAAGACAACCATCTCCTTCAGTTAGTAGATTTGTTAATTTCAGATAAAAAATGGGTGGAAGAATCTGCTTCACAGACATTTCCTTTCAAAGTTACATTCCCAGATGAAAGAAGGTGTGTTCCATCTCATGCACATGGTTCCAATGGTTTAAGTTCTATCTTTTCAGGTAGAACGTCACAGTCCAGCCTGCAGAGCCTACCAGAGCAGGAAAAACAAGAGCAGATATCTAGGCCTCTTGGAAGTTCATATAACGAAAGTGTAGATTCTAAGCAGCCACAAAATTTTTCTGAGCTGAAAGCTTGGTTTCAGAAAACCTTTAATGCTACAGAAGGTGTTGAACCTGAGGATTTTAAAAAGCTTTTTGAGAGCACATTTGATAGGAAGCTTTTTTGTTCTTCTTATGGTTATTCAA TACGAAGCCTCATTGCAGCTTGCTCAGCTGATAATGTTTCCaaccaagaaaaaaagaagaggccTCCCAGCCGAGAAGAAGTATTATCTGATTGCCACAGATTACTGAAGGAGCTTTTGGAGGAATATCCTGATGGCTTTAACATGAGCATTGTCAGACCAACTTTCATTCAGAGGTACGGTTATGTTCTAGATTATCAAATGCTTGGCTACCCAAAGTTTGTATCATTGTTACAGATAATGCCAGGGGTGAGGATAGAATCCCCGTATATCTTTCCTGCAGACAAGTTGTCAGATTCCAGCTTGGAGAAGCGGGCAATTAGCGGAACACCTTTTGATAGTTTGGAGGGTGACAAAGGGAAGGTTATTAGCAAAGAAAATGAAGGCAAATATGGTGAAGAGCACATCTGGGAGGAGTTGGGACCTGTATCTGATACAGTAATCCATGAGGGTAGTAACCTTATGGAAGAAATGGATAAACAGGTGAGCTTTGATGAAGCTTCTCTTTCAGATGAAGAATTTACTGATACTGAGGATGATACTCCTAGGCATTTTGATGAATCGGAGGGAAAGAGCAGAAAAAGTGACGAAGAGAGCTCTCTTCTCCAGATTCTTGATTCATGGTACAGTAGTAAGGAAGCTGGTGAGAAGGAACAAGCTCAGGCTGTTGATGGGCTTGTGGATTGTTCTAGAAGCAATGCTGATAACCATGTAGATCTTAAGCCTACGGACTCACAACTAAAGGTGAGGCCCGCAAAACGCTATTCTTTTGTTTCAGAGTCTAGAGATGATGAGAAGGAAAAGTTGGTGAAAAGCATTTTGGGTAGTCTCAGAAAAGCAGGAGACTCAAGGTTGCAGAGTTAA
- the LOC105051998 gene encoding uncharacterized protein — MHRLSHALRSKWKSFVVAIPLSTSYSLRLHKARSFRSSAALDALQAHARVAGGGENPNSYLVLYNYPSFSGAFAALFAHLYLSRRLLPFLVLPFSSVEPFRVEDFNLGGVDTCYLLDFIGPKGFAIELSRIIPRVIAFDHRKSTMARISQFRECPENLKLRVDTSKCSARTVYEFFSEKLSEMNSSSGDSVSLLNQEDEDRVATVLRYLEDTDLHQWELPDIKAFNIGIKDERAKLNCVTNPHVFKQLLEIDAGDMIAKGYSYTCARQDAANKLLDKAFKIRLGRGLYGECLAIRDDGNSDLSHEIGVELSRRSKAAGLRPIGAVVFMQRSNLKMCLRSTDKSTDTSEIAKAYGGGGSHGSSSFIIRMDEYNHWTSVV; from the exons ATGCACCGTCTGTCTCACGCCCTGCGAAGCAAATGGAAGTCCTTCGTCGTCGCCATTCCTCTCTCGACCTCATACTCTCTCCGCCTTCACAAAGCTCGCAGCTTTCGATCGAGCGCAGCGTTGGACGCCCTCCAAGCCCACGCCCGAGTGGCCGGAGGAGGAGAAAACCCCAACTCCTACCTCGTCCTGTATAACTACCCCTCCTTCTCCGGCGCCTTCGCCGCTCTCTTCGCCCACCTCTACCTCTCCCGCCGCCTCCTTCCCTTCCTCGTCCTCCCCTTCTCCTCCGTCGAGCCTTTTCG GGTAGAGGATTTCAATTTAGGAGGTGTGGATACATGCTATCTTCTCGATTTCATTGGCCCGAAGGGCTTTGCTATTGAGCTTTCTCGAATCATACCTCG GGTGATAGCATTTGACCACCGCAAGTCTACAATGGCAAGAATTTCGCAATTTCGAGAATGCCCGGAAAATCTCAAACTGCGCGTTGATACCAGCAAGTGCAGTGCTCGTACTGTCTATGAATTCTTCTCAGAGAAGCTCTCCGAAATGAATTCTTCGTCG GGCGATTCTGTGAGTCTATTGAATCAGGAAGATGAAGATCGTGTTGCAACAGTACTAAGGTATTTAGAGGATACAGATCTTCACCAGTGGGAATTGCCTGACATCAAGGCATTTAATATTGGAATCAAAGATGAGCGTGCAAAGTTGAATTGTGTTACCAATCCTCATGTTTTTAAACAG CTTCTGGAAATTGATGCTGGTGATATGATTGCCAAGGGTTATTCCTATACTTGTGCCCGTCAAGATGCTGCAAATAAGTTGTTGGATAAGGCCTTCAAGATTCGGTTAGGGAGAGGTTTATATGGCGAATGCCTG GCAATCAGGGATGATGGCAATTCAGATTTGAGCCATGAAATTGGTGTCGAACTCAGTAGAAGGAGTAAGGCAGCTGGTTTAAG GCCCATAGGAGCAGTTGTGTTCATGCAACGGAGTAATCTAAAAATGTGCTTGAGGAGCACAGACAAATCCACTGACACCTCAGAGATTGCCAAG GCATATGGAGGAGGAGGAAGCCATGGTTCGAGCTCCTTTATAATAAGAATGGATGAGTACAACCACTGGACTTctgtagtttga
- the LOC105051996 gene encoding LOW QUALITY PROTEIN: uncharacterized protein (The sequence of the model RefSeq protein was modified relative to this genomic sequence to represent the inferred CDS: inserted 1 base in 1 codon): MELDLGLRINRAVENLTFSSTETETVFILFAHLPGFKEDEIEISINEAGTEISISGGGERSSIETTISRRLMLATEVIEQFQKVFRIPNGVDLDRIDAGFDEENAVLIVLIPKLIKGDVSGVKIEEIKQGEDEGGGEGKEASLEQDKQEEEGATSKEEEQDEKGKGKEASITEDEQREKGEVGEPELXKEQIGMEQKIPKEEREEDKGFRVVPEEPPSLEALVPTEAEHEKELQIPMATPAPPVPVETHDLDEVPPSPKALEPKEAGYEKELQIPRAPDFASITESIRTKEAEREKELQIPRAPELPPMPQEPIKDLEIDQEQIHEPLSAQPRPESEQEDLGLKEEVGVEKKEGIGNGSEKKGRKKGKGKGLSLSLTPSLAATAFLVSLAVLAFHFLRGRKK; the protein is encoded by the exons ATGGAGCTAGATCTAGGGCTTAGAATAAACAGGGCAGTTGAAAATCTTACCTTCTCGTCCACTGAGACAGAGACCGTCTTCATCCTTTTCGCCCATCTTCCAG GTTTCAAGGAGGATGAGATCGAGATATCGATTAACGAGGCGGGAACGGAGATTAGTATCAGCGGGGGAGGAGAGAGATCATCCATAGAAACAACGATATCAAGGCGACTAATGTTGGCTACGGAAGTGATCGAACAGTTTCAAAAGGTGTTTCGGATTCCTAATGGCGTGGATTTGGACCGGATCGATGCGGGGTTTGACGAAGAGAACGCCGTCCTCATTGTTTTGATACCCAAATTGATCAAAGGAGATGTTTCCGGAGTCAAAATCGAAGAGATCAAACAAGGAGAGGacgaaggaggaggagaagggaaagAAGCTTCGTTAGAACAAGACaagcaagaagaagaaggggcTACAAGTAAAGAAGAGGAACAGGACGAAAAAGGAAAAGGCAAAGAAGCTTCGATTACAGAAGATGAACAACGAGAAAAGGGTGAAGTTGGAGAGCCGGAGC GAAAAGAGCAGATTGGAATGGAACAAAAGATACcaaaagaggaaagagaagaagataaGGGATTCAGAGTGGTACCAG AAGAACCTCCATCATTGGAAGCATTGGTACCAACGGAAGCAGAACACGAGAAGGAATTGCAAATTCCCATGGCAACTCCGGCACCACCAGTACCAGTGGAAACCCATGATTTGGATGAAGTGCCTCCATCACCGAAAGCATTAGAACCAAAGGAAGCAGGATACGAGAAGGAATTGCAAATTCCCAGGGCACCAGATTT TGCCTCCATCACCGAAAGCATTAGAACAAAGGAAGCAGAACGCGAGAAGGAATTGCAAATTCCCAGGGCACCAGAATTGCCTCCAATGCCCCAAGAACCGATCAAGGATCTGGAAATAGATCAAGAACAGATCCACGAACCATTAAGTGCTCAACCACGTCCAGAATCAGAGCAAGAAGATTTAGGGCTCAAGGAAGAggtgggagtggagaagaaagaaggaattgGGAACGGGTCGGAAAAGAAGGGGCGGAAGAAGGGGAAGGGAAAAGGCTTGTCGCTATCTCTTACCCCGTCACTGGCGGCCACGGCATTTCTGGTGTCTCTCGCGGTGCTCGCGTTCCATTTTCTCAGGGGTAGAAAAAAATGA
- the LOC105037497 gene encoding uncharacterized protein isoform X1 — protein sequence MNNIVMDGLVERKGTTVHVGDSLVFKHKHHLQNLYLFYNRRAFDLCSFSQATLIYDGSKSTHFTWHPARPGYYYFSTRDSSRRSCELGEKIPVRVINPDPSPGLAPTLVAPPPTAGGDFPSHGWAISSPRSTPTPAPEAASSSSGPLEPSNGHAPSPTFGDGGFPFISSNPAVPLPTGGTDSATILPLPSPGDGNQVPSCVLLSFPSTAAFPSLEMMVGQGSMLRAGANLLVFVMMPSFGLVVESHFLFGASV from the exons ATGAATAACATTGTCATGGACGGCCTCGTCGAGCGGAAAGGCACCACCGTTCATGTTGGAGACTCTCTAG TGTTCAAGCACAAACATCACCTCCAGAATTTATACCTCTTCTACAACAGAAGGGCCTTCGATCTCTGCAGCTTCTCCCAAGCTACACTCATCTACGACGGCAGCAAGTCCACCCATTTCACG TGGCATCCTGCCCGCCCCGGTTATTACTACTTCTCCACTCGGGACAGCTCTAGGAGGAGCTGCGAGTTGGGCGAGAAGATACCCGTGAGGGTCATAAACCCTGACCCCTCCCCGGGCCTCGCTCCAACACTCGTCGCCCCGCCGCCCACCGCCGGCGGGGATTTTCCCTCCCACGGCTGGGCCATCAGCTCCCCGCGTTCTACCCCCACCCCCGCGCCGGAGGCTGCTTCCTCTTCTTCTGGCCCGTTGGAGCCGAGCAACGGGCACGCTCCATCGCCGACCTTCGGCGACGGGGGCTTTCCGTTCATCAGTAGCAATCCGGCGGTTCCTCTTCCCACCGGAGGGACGGATTCGGCTACCATTCTTCCACTTCCCTCCCCAGGAGATGGCAACCAGGTGCCTTCTTGTGTACTCCTTTCTTTTCCATCAACCGCAGCGTTCCCTTCTCTTGAAATG ATGGTGGGGCAAGGCTCTATGCTACGAGCTGGTGCTAACTTGCTGGTGTTTGTGATGATGCCTTCCTTTGGGCTGGTGGTGGAGAGCCATTTCCTTTTCGGGGCTTCCGTATAA
- the LOC105037497 gene encoding uncharacterized protein isoform X2 codes for MNNIVMDGLVERKGTTVHVGDSLVFKHKHHLQNLYLFYNRRAFDLCSFSQATLIYDGSKSTHFTWHPARPGYYYFSTRDSSRRSCELGEKIPVRVINPDPSPGLAPTLVAPPPTAGGDFPSHGWAISSPRSTPTPAPEAASSSSGPLEPSNGHAPSPTFGDGGFPFISSNPAVPLPTGGTDSATILPLPSPGDGNQMVGQGSMLRAGANLLVFVMMPSFGLVVESHFLFGASV; via the exons ATGAATAACATTGTCATGGACGGCCTCGTCGAGCGGAAAGGCACCACCGTTCATGTTGGAGACTCTCTAG TGTTCAAGCACAAACATCACCTCCAGAATTTATACCTCTTCTACAACAGAAGGGCCTTCGATCTCTGCAGCTTCTCCCAAGCTACACTCATCTACGACGGCAGCAAGTCCACCCATTTCACG TGGCATCCTGCCCGCCCCGGTTATTACTACTTCTCCACTCGGGACAGCTCTAGGAGGAGCTGCGAGTTGGGCGAGAAGATACCCGTGAGGGTCATAAACCCTGACCCCTCCCCGGGCCTCGCTCCAACACTCGTCGCCCCGCCGCCCACCGCCGGCGGGGATTTTCCCTCCCACGGCTGGGCCATCAGCTCCCCGCGTTCTACCCCCACCCCCGCGCCGGAGGCTGCTTCCTCTTCTTCTGGCCCGTTGGAGCCGAGCAACGGGCACGCTCCATCGCCGACCTTCGGCGACGGGGGCTTTCCGTTCATCAGTAGCAATCCGGCGGTTCCTCTTCCCACCGGAGGGACGGATTCGGCTACCATTCTTCCACTTCCCTCCCCAGGAGATGGCAACCAG ATGGTGGGGCAAGGCTCTATGCTACGAGCTGGTGCTAACTTGCTGGTGTTTGTGATGATGCCTTCCTTTGGGCTGGTGGTGGAGAGCCATTTCCTTTTCGGGGCTTCCGTATAA